The bacterium sequence GCATTTCAGCAACCTCCGAGATAGGAAAACCTTCTATATCGCGTAGAACAAAAACAGATTTATACTTATCTGGTAAAGAATCTATCGCTTTATTTAAAAGGTCTTTCATCTCATTGTTTTTAAAATAATTAGCAGGATTATGGGTCCAGTCTGGCATCTCTGTTACCATAGAAGGCATTGAAGTTTCTTCCGGTTGGTCTAATGTAACTTTTTTAGTCTTATCTTTACGCATCTTCATTAAAGCTAAGTTTGTGGCTATCCTATAAATCCACGTTGAAAAAGCTGCATCTCCCCTAAACGAATCGAGTTTCTCGTAAGCCCTTATATACGTTTCCTGCATTAAATCTGCTGCATCCTCTTTATTCTTCAGCAATTTCAACCCAAGATTGTATATCCGACTGCTGGTTAATCTTATAAGTTCTTCAAAAGCTTTTATGTCGCCCTCTTTCGCCTTTTTAACAAGCTTTCTTTCTTCGTTATTCCCCATCAACTTTCCTCAATAATAACAATCTTTTTTTTACTTTTTAGACCCTTCTTTATGGTTA is a genomic window containing:
- a CDS encoding sigma-70 family RNA polymerase sigma factor; translation: MGNNEERKLVKKAKEGDIKAFEELIRLTSSRIYNLGLKLLKNKEDAADLMQETYIRAYEKLDSFRGDAAFSTWIYRIATNLALMKMRKDKTKKVTLDQPEETSMPSMVTEMPDWTHNPANYFKNNEMKDLLNKAIDSLPDKYKSVFVLRDIEGFPISEVAEMLSISQPTVKTRSHRSRLYLREKLVEYFSSRNRQVLAGQ